The Peptococcaceae bacterium 1198_IL3148 genome window below encodes:
- a CDS encoding NfeD family protein codes for MSNEIAVWVAVLVMILGVLSLIMEVFVFPGFGFSGIAGVLLLAWGIILLSTDLIQSLQSLVIGLILTIAFFAWGIRMGYKRKLWHRFALKDRQAREQGYSSARQELKQLLGKEGVVISKLRPSGAVEIEGQRIDVVSEGGYIMPGTKIVVVRVEGSRVVVKEI; via the coding sequence ATGAGTAATGAAATAGCGGTATGGGTAGCGGTACTGGTAATGATTTTGGGTGTGCTGTCTTTGATTATGGAAGTGTTTGTATTTCCTGGTTTTGGTTTTTCTGGTATTGCTGGTGTACTACTACTGGCTTGGGGCATAATACTGTTATCAACCGATTTAATCCAATCATTACAATCATTGGTTATTGGCCTTATTTTAACCATTGCTTTTTTTGCCTGGGGTATCCGCATGGGTTACAAAAGAAAACTGTGGCACAGGTTTGCCCTCAAAGACCGCCAAGCCCGTGAGCAGGGTTACTCCTCTGCCCGTCAAGAATTAAAACAACTACTGGGCAAAGAAGGAGTGGTAATTTCTAAACTACGTCCGTCCGGCGCAGTGGAAATAGAGGGGCAAAGAATAGACGTTGTTTCTGAAGGTGGTTACATTATGCCCGGAACAAAAATTGTTGTGGTGCGAGTGGAAGGCAGTCGAGTTGTGGTGAAAGAAATTTAG
- the rpsU gene encoding 30S ribosomal protein S21 yields the protein MAEIRVGKNETLDSALRRFKRSCQKAGVLSEVRKREVYEKPSVRRKKKSEAARRAAARKRFK from the coding sequence GTGGCGGAAATAAGAGTAGGTAAAAATGAAACACTGGATAGTGCCCTCCGGCGCTTTAAGCGTTCTTGTCAAAAGGCTGGGGTATTGTCCGAAGTACGTAAACGTGAAGTTTACGAAAAGCCTAGTGTTAGACGTAAGAAAAAATCAGAAGCAGCACGTCGAGCAGCTGCACGCAAGCGCTTTAAATAA
- a CDS encoding histidine triad nucleotide-binding protein produces MDCIFCKIINKEIPSEVVYQDERILAFKDINPEAPTHILIIPKKHIPTLLDLQPEDSDIIGHIVLTANKLASQYGLAEQGYRLVSNCKEQAGQTVFHIHFHLLGGRPFAWPPG; encoded by the coding sequence GTGGACTGTATCTTTTGCAAAATTATCAACAAAGAAATACCTTCAGAAGTGGTATACCAAGATGAGCGTATATTAGCTTTTAAGGATATTAACCCAGAGGCACCCACCCATATTTTAATCATCCCCAAAAAGCATATTCCGACATTACTTGATTTACAGCCTGAGGACAGCGATATTATTGGTCACATAGTTCTCACCGCCAATAAATTGGCTTCACAATATGGGTTAGCAGAGCAGGGCTATAGACTGGTATCAAACTGCAAAGAACAAGCAGGCCAAACAGTCTTTCATATCCATTTTCACCTATTAGGTGGTAGACCCTTCGCCTGGCCTCCAGGTTAA
- the mtaB gene encoding tRNA (N(6)-L-threonylcarbamoyladenosine(37)-C(2))-methylthiotransferase MtaB: protein MKKVAIHTLGCKVNQTESAAIGEMFKEHGYLLTEFGQPADVYIINTCTVTHLGDRKSRQMIRRAAKINPQGLIVVTGCYAQTSPGEVMEIPGVDLVVGTADKNKIVQLVEQEVAKPAGPVNAVLDVFQQHEFQELPTVTESGKTRAFIKVQEGCNNYCAYCIIPYARGPLRSRSLTNVVEEVHKLVKEGFKEVVLTGIHTGAYGLDFKDGTELSTLIKELVHINGLKRLRLSSVEPNDITPELIGIAQSSKVFCNHLHIPMQSGDDQVLKSMGRRYTTKHFEQLIADIRNQIPDIAITTDVIVGFPGETEELFENTYKFCQKMAFSGIHVFKYSPRKGTRAADFPNQVAAEQKEKRSHRLIALGQQMAKSYAERFLGQTVEVLVEQPVKDNPGCWEGLTETYLRVEFSAIGDLHGQLVQVRLKEQQGDKLFGKLNQ from the coding sequence GTGAAAAAGGTAGCAATTCATACATTGGGTTGTAAAGTCAACCAAACGGAATCTGCGGCCATTGGAGAAATGTTTAAAGAACATGGTTACCTCCTGACAGAATTTGGTCAGCCAGCAGACGTATACATTATCAACACCTGCACCGTTACCCACCTGGGGGATCGCAAAAGTAGACAGATGATTCGGCGGGCGGCCAAAATCAACCCCCAAGGGCTGATCGTGGTTACCGGATGCTATGCCCAAACCTCCCCCGGAGAGGTGATGGAAATACCAGGGGTTGATCTGGTAGTGGGAACAGCCGATAAAAACAAAATTGTCCAATTGGTGGAGCAAGAGGTGGCTAAGCCCGCCGGTCCAGTAAACGCTGTGCTGGATGTCTTTCAGCAGCACGAATTTCAAGAGTTACCCACAGTGACCGAAAGCGGCAAAACCAGAGCCTTTATCAAGGTGCAAGAGGGTTGCAACAACTACTGTGCCTATTGCATTATCCCCTATGCCCGGGGGCCATTGCGCAGTCGCAGTTTAACCAACGTTGTGGAAGAAGTACATAAACTGGTTAAAGAGGGCTTTAAAGAAGTGGTGCTCACCGGTATTCACACCGGAGCCTACGGCCTTGATTTTAAAGATGGCACTGAATTGTCTACACTAATAAAGGAACTGGTGCATATAAATGGGCTAAAGCGGTTACGTTTAAGTTCGGTGGAACCAAATGATATTACACCGGAGCTAATAGGTATTGCTCAGTCATCAAAGGTGTTTTGTAATCACCTACATATACCAATGCAAAGTGGCGATGACCAAGTGCTGAAATCCATGGGCCGTCGCTATACCACTAAACATTTTGAACAACTGATTGCCGACATTAGAAACCAAATACCAGATATCGCCATTACCACCGATGTAATTGTTGGCTTTCCTGGCGAAACCGAAGAGCTTTTTGAAAACACCTACAAATTTTGTCAGAAGATGGCTTTTTCCGGCATACATGTATTTAAATATTCACCCAGAAAAGGTACTAGGGCAGCTGACTTCCCCAACCAGGTGGCCGCCGAGCAAAAAGAAAAGCGCAGCCATCGCCTTATAGCTCTAGGCCAGCAAATGGCCAAAAGTTATGCCGAAAGGTTTTTGGGTCAAACTGTAGAAGTACTGGTTGAACAACCGGTAAAGGATAACCCTGGGTGCTGGGAAGGTTTAACCGAAACCTATCTGCGGGTGGAATTTTCGGCCATTGGAGATTTGCATGGACAACTGGTACAGGTACGATTAAAGGAACAGCAGGGTGATAAACTGTTTGGAAAATTAAATCAATAA
- a CDS encoding 16S rRNA (uracil(1498)-N(3))-methyltransferase translates to MARFFVEPKNIKKNQAFITGQDAKHAQKVLRLKEGDLVTILDGVGNQFRAQIRDFNRELITCDLLEQQPAVGEPPIAITLAQCLPKADKMELVIQKGTELGVTKFIPIKCQRSVVKLDQKKGAERRERWQRVAMEAAKQCRRPMVPMVEAPMELKDLFEQIPADALVVMPYENETTRSLQEIVKEYSDQKNFYIIIGPEGGFDQEEVALAQQHGAKSISLGPRILRTETAGLAVISVIMYTYGDLG, encoded by the coding sequence TTGGCCCGTTTTTTTGTAGAACCCAAAAACATTAAGAAGAACCAGGCTTTTATTACCGGACAGGATGCTAAACATGCACAAAAGGTATTGCGGTTAAAGGAAGGAGATTTGGTAACAATATTGGATGGAGTTGGCAACCAATTTCGCGCCCAAATTCGGGATTTTAACCGGGAATTAATTACCTGTGACTTGCTGGAACAACAGCCGGCAGTGGGTGAGCCGCCGATAGCCATTACGCTCGCCCAATGTTTGCCGAAGGCAGATAAAATGGAACTGGTTATTCAAAAGGGAACGGAATTAGGGGTGACGAAATTTATTCCCATCAAGTGCCAACGTTCGGTAGTTAAATTGGATCAAAAAAAAGGTGCCGAACGCCGTGAAAGATGGCAGCGGGTAGCAATGGAGGCAGCCAAACAATGCCGTCGTCCAATGGTACCCATGGTAGAAGCGCCAATGGAGCTAAAGGACCTTTTTGAACAGATACCAGCAGATGCCCTGGTGGTGATGCCCTACGAAAACGAAACCACCCGGTCATTACAAGAGATTGTCAAGGAATACAGTGACCAAAAGAACTTTTACATAATTATCGGCCCTGAGGGTGGATTTGACCAAGAAGAAGTGGCCCTTGCCCAACAACATGGAGCCAAGTCCATTTCACTAGGGCCAAGAATTCTGCGTACAGAAACCGCCGGCTTAGCGGTGATTAGCGTTATTATGTATACATATGGGGATCTGGGGTAA
- the prmA gene encoding 50S ribosomal protein L11 methyltransferase, translated as MNWLEVAVHTPTEGIEIISFIFEDLGTGGVAIDDPALIYKYIESGVWDYWEFPDEVLNREMPIVKGYFPATEAAEQKVTQLKERLSKLDLKTKPKIYVREIKEEDWATAWQAYYKPVKVGQRFIVKPTWEEIKVEPNQVVLEMDPGMAFGSGTHATTTMCLEFIEDCIIGGEMVCDVGTGTGILAIAAAKVGAKKVLAVDVDEVAVKVAKENIAGNMVADKVQVVQGNLLDHFAGEADVIIANIVADVIIKLAPDALEALRPGGYLITSGIIRDRAEEVLSALQQTGFKLQGQRHQGEWVALLLTKVRG; from the coding sequence GTGAATTGGTTAGAAGTGGCGGTACACACCCCCACCGAAGGGATAGAAATAATATCTTTTATATTTGAAGATTTGGGCACAGGCGGGGTAGCCATTGATGACCCCGCCCTTATTTATAAGTATATAGAGTCTGGAGTTTGGGATTATTGGGAGTTTCCGGACGAAGTGCTCAATCGGGAGATGCCAATAGTTAAGGGCTATTTTCCGGCCACCGAAGCGGCCGAGCAAAAAGTGACCCAGTTAAAAGAACGGCTGAGTAAACTGGATTTAAAAACCAAACCTAAAATTTATGTCAGAGAAATCAAAGAAGAAGACTGGGCCACTGCTTGGCAAGCCTATTACAAGCCAGTTAAAGTGGGCCAACGTTTTATAGTTAAGCCAACTTGGGAAGAAATAAAGGTAGAGCCAAACCAAGTGGTGCTGGAAATGGACCCCGGCATGGCCTTTGGCTCCGGCACCCATGCCACCACCACCATGTGTCTGGAATTTATTGAAGACTGCATCATTGGAGGCGAAATGGTCTGCGATGTTGGCACTGGCACGGGAATTTTAGCCATTGCTGCTGCTAAGGTGGGAGCAAAGAAGGTGTTGGCAGTGGATGTGGATGAAGTGGCTGTGAAAGTGGCCAAAGAAAACATTGCCGGCAACATGGTGGCCGACAAAGTTCAAGTGGTGCAAGGTAACTTACTGGATCACTTTGCCGGCGAAGCTGACGTGATCATCGCCAACATTGTGGCTGATGTGATTATAAAATTGGCTCCCGATGCCCTTGAGGCTTTGCGACCGGGTGGGTATCTAATTACCTCTGGTATTATTCGTGACCGGGCAGAGGAAGTGTTGTCAGCATTACAGCAAACTGGTTTTAAGTTGCAGGGGCAACGGCACCAGGGCGAATGGGTAGCCTTGCTGCTGACTAAAGTTAGGGGGTAA
- the dnaJ gene encoding molecular chaperone DnaJ, whose product MSKRDYYEVLGVSRDASQDELKKAYRKLARKYHPDANPDNKEAEEKFKEAAEAYSVLSDAEKRANYDRFGHAGADGQGFGGFDFSGFGGDFGGINDIFDIFFGGGGGGRRNGPQKGADLRLNLELSFKEAAFGVERDIKVPRSEHCETCSGTGSAPGTHTKNCGVCHGTGQVQQAVNTPFGRIMQSSTCRNCNGTGRIIEKPCPTCHGSGEVRRNRSIHVKIPAGVDNGNRIRLTGEGERGVRGGPPGDLYVYVTVRPHKLFKRDGNDIFCEIPISFVQAAMGDVITVKTLEEEVEMKIPEGTQTGAVFRLRGKGIPYLNGAGRGDQHVRVKIITPTKLSDRQRELLKEFAKASGDHIPKGAEKSFFAKVKDAFTG is encoded by the coding sequence TTGAGTAAGAGAGACTATTACGAGGTGCTGGGGGTCTCTAGGGATGCTTCGCAAGATGAACTTAAAAAGGCCTACCGTAAGCTGGCTCGTAAATACCATCCGGATGCCAATCCAGATAATAAAGAAGCGGAAGAAAAGTTTAAAGAGGCAGCTGAGGCCTATTCTGTCCTCAGTGATGCCGAAAAACGTGCCAACTATGACCGCTTTGGTCATGCCGGTGCTGACGGTCAAGGTTTTGGTGGTTTTGACTTCAGTGGTTTCGGTGGGGACTTTGGTGGTATTAACGATATATTTGACATATTTTTTGGTGGTGGCGGCGGTGGTCGGCGTAACGGGCCCCAAAAGGGTGCTGACTTACGGCTAAACCTAGAGCTATCTTTTAAAGAGGCAGCCTTTGGAGTGGAAAGAGATATTAAAGTACCCCGCAGTGAACATTGTGAAACCTGTAGTGGTACTGGCTCTGCTCCGGGTACCCACACCAAAAATTGTGGCGTTTGTCATGGTACCGGGCAGGTGCAACAGGCCGTCAATACACCCTTTGGCCGGATTATGCAATCCTCAACCTGTCGCAACTGTAATGGTACTGGTAGAATTATTGAAAAACCTTGCCCCACTTGCCACGGAAGTGGCGAAGTGCGCCGTAACCGTAGTATTCATGTTAAAATACCTGCCGGTGTCGACAATGGCAACCGCATTCGCTTAACTGGTGAAGGTGAACGGGGAGTGCGAGGCGGCCCCCCCGGAGATCTGTATGTATATGTTACGGTGCGTCCGCACAAGCTATTTAAGCGAGATGGCAACGACATTTTCTGTGAAATTCCCATTAGCTTTGTGCAAGCAGCCATGGGCGATGTCATTACCGTGAAAACGCTAGAAGAAGAAGTGGAAATGAAGATACCGGAGGGTACCCAAACCGGAGCGGTCTTCCGCTTGCGGGGCAAAGGTATACCCTACCTTAACGGTGCCGGACGCGGCGATCAGCATGTGCGGGTAAAAATAATTACCCCCACCAAGCTTAGCGATAGACAGCGGGAGCTCCTGAAGGAATTTGCTAAAGCGTCAGGGGATCATATCCCAAAGGGGGCGGAAAAAAGTTTTTTCGCCAAGGTAAAAGACGCCTTTACCGGGTAA
- the dnaK gene encoding molecular chaperone DnaK codes for MSKVIGIDLGTTNSCVAVMEGGEAVVIPNPEGARTTPSVVGFSKTGERLIGQVAKRQAVSNPKGTISSIKRHMGTDYKVEVDGKKYSPQEVSAMILQKLKSDAEAYLGEKVDKAVITVPAYFSDAQRQATKDAGKIAGLEVLRIINEPTAAALAYGLDKEDDQTVLVYDLGGGTFDVSIMELGDGVFEVKSTSGNNRLGGDDFDQRVIDWMIAEFKKESGIDLKNDGMAMQRLKEAAEKAKIELSGVMTTNINLPFITAGADGPKHLDLNLTRAKFNELTADLVEKTMGPTRQALEDAGLQPNQINKILLVGGSTRIPAVQEAIKNYLGKEPHKGINPDECVALGAAIQAGVLAGEVKDVLLLDVTPLSLGIETLGGVFTKLIERNTTIPTSKSQVFSTAADNQTSVEIHVLQGERQMAAGNKTLGRFTLSDIPPAPRGIPQIEVKFDIDANGIVNVSAKDKSTGKEQSITINNTSSLSDEDIDRMVKDAEKYAEEDKKRKEEVEVRNNADSMIYQAEKTIKDFEDKADKQQVDNVKTAIEALRTALAGTDIEDIKQKTEDLTKPLHELATAMYQQNAGQPGAEGGCAGGSCDGQQQQPQDDNVVDAEYEVKKDDNQ; via the coding sequence ATGAGTAAAGTTATCGGCATTGACCTTGGCACCACAAACTCTTGCGTAGCCGTAATGGAAGGTGGCGAAGCAGTGGTTATCCCCAACCCAGAGGGTGCCCGGACCACTCCTTCGGTGGTGGGTTTTTCTAAAACCGGAGAACGTTTAATTGGCCAAGTGGCTAAACGACAAGCAGTGAGCAACCCTAAAGGTACCATTAGCTCTATTAAGCGTCACATGGGTACCGATTACAAAGTAGAGGTGGATGGCAAAAAGTATTCACCCCAAGAAGTGTCAGCGATGATTTTGCAAAAACTAAAATCAGATGCCGAAGCCTATTTGGGTGAGAAGGTAGATAAAGCTGTTATTACCGTACCGGCATACTTCAGTGATGCTCAGCGTCAAGCAACTAAGGATGCTGGTAAAATTGCTGGTTTAGAAGTTTTGCGGATTATTAACGAACCAACCGCTGCTGCACTGGCTTATGGCTTGGACAAAGAAGATGACCAAACCGTACTGGTATACGACCTAGGTGGCGGTACCTTTGACGTATCCATTATGGAACTGGGTGACGGCGTATTTGAAGTTAAATCAACCAGTGGCAACAACCGCCTGGGTGGGGATGACTTTGATCAACGAGTCATTGACTGGATGATTGCCGAGTTTAAAAAAGAGAGCGGCATCGATCTGAAAAACGACGGTATGGCCATGCAACGCTTAAAAGAAGCGGCCGAAAAAGCTAAAATCGAATTATCGGGGGTTATGACCACTAATATCAACTTGCCCTTTATTACTGCCGGCGCCGACGGCCCCAAACACTTAGACTTAAATTTAACCCGGGCTAAGTTTAATGAGCTGACTGCAGATTTGGTAGAGAAAACCATGGGCCCAACCCGGCAAGCACTAGAGGATGCCGGCTTGCAGCCTAACCAAATTAATAAAATACTGTTGGTTGGTGGTTCCACCAGAATTCCGGCGGTGCAAGAAGCCATTAAAAACTACTTAGGCAAAGAACCGCACAAGGGCATCAACCCAGATGAATGTGTGGCCCTAGGTGCTGCTATCCAAGCTGGGGTGCTGGCTGGGGAAGTTAAGGACGTATTACTGTTAGACGTAACCCCGCTGTCCCTAGGTATTGAAACTTTAGGTGGTGTATTTACCAAATTGATCGAACGCAACACCACCATCCCAACATCCAAAAGCCAAGTGTTTTCCACTGCTGCGGATAACCAAACTTCGGTGGAAATTCATGTGCTACAAGGGGAGCGTCAAATGGCAGCCGGTAACAAAACCCTGGGCAGATTTACGCTGTCTGACATTCCACCGGCACCACGGGGTATTCCACAAATCGAAGTTAAGTTTGACATCGATGCCAACGGTATTGTTAACGTGTCAGCTAAAGATAAATCCACTGGTAAAGAGCAAAGCATTACCATTAATAACACCAGCAGCTTAAGTGATGAAGATATCGATAGAATGGTTAAAGATGCAGAAAAGTATGCTGAGGAAGACAAAAAACGCAAAGAAGAAGTGGAAGTGCGCAACAACGCTGACAGCATGATTTATCAGGCAGAAAAAACCATTAAAGACTTTGAAGATAAAGCGGATAAACAACAAGTGGATAACGTAAAAACCGCCATTGAGGCTTTGCGCACCGCACTGGCTGGCACCGATATTGAAGATATCAAACAAAAAACTGAAGATCTTACTAAACCGTTGCATGAACTGGCCACAGCCATGTATCAGCAAAATGCTGGGCAACCGGGTGCCGAAGGCGGTTGCGCCGGTGGCAGCTGCGACGGACAACAGCAACAACCACAGGACGATAATGTAGTGGATGCTGAATACGAAGTAAAAAAAGATGATAATCAATAA
- the grpE gene encoding nucleotide exchange factor GrpE — MSEEIKTEEVNSEKEIKSEQTKTDISVEELQQQLTQKTAEAEEHYNRLLRVQADFDNFRRRTRQEKADLINFASEELITAILPVLDNFERALSAAPADEFASGVEMIYRQLMDVLSNQGLEVIPAVGEEFDPNYHDAVMQVASDDYKENTIVEELRRGYILKGKVIRPAMVKVAQ; from the coding sequence TTGTCAGAAGAAATCAAAACTGAAGAGGTAAATTCCGAAAAAGAAATAAAATCAGAGCAAACTAAAACTGACATTTCAGTGGAGGAATTGCAGCAACAGTTAACTCAAAAAACTGCCGAAGCCGAAGAACACTATAATCGTTTGTTGCGCGTCCAGGCGGATTTTGATAATTTCCGTAGACGCACCCGTCAAGAAAAGGCAGATTTAATTAACTTTGCCAGCGAAGAGCTAATTACCGCCATATTGCCGGTACTGGACAACTTTGAACGGGCGCTAAGTGCAGCACCGGCCGACGAGTTTGCCTCGGGGGTAGAAATGATTTACCGACAGTTGATGGATGTGCTAAGTAACCAAGGGCTGGAAGTTATTCCAGCAGTGGGTGAAGAGTTTGATCCCAACTACCACGATGCAGTGATGCAAGTGGCCAGTGATGATTATAAAGAAAACACTATAGTGGAAGAACTAAGACGGGGTTACATATTAAAGGGTAAAGTGATTCGCCCCGCTATGGTGAAAGTGGCTCAGTAG
- a CDS encoding TCP-1/cpn60 chaperonin family protein: protein MSLKQQVSRGSEVDEKMSALITNANAVRAIASAVEGTLGPKGLDTMLVDRFGEVVITNDGVTILTMMEANHPAAKMLINIAKAQQEEIGDGTTTATVMAGALVSAGVDQVAKGVPVARVIEGLRAGLNKAQQVIREQATPLTSLESPQIHQVALVAGREHRDIAELVVKAAGLIGEEKLKDSSFKLADTIMAEEGAENRVFMGVIIDKERLNKQMPRDLQNVKVLVIDDALEPEEIGEEALSTESGFARYLELQNEFRSNLQKIIKLGVGLVLVDRGVDDTVEELLTDAGIMVVQRVTHKELRNAAEHCGARMIKRTGLKKSKEDLAKYLGHVEQIKSEEKLEQVWLMGGSGKPMATVLVGAATTEVVGERQRIAKDAASAVQAAVRGGLVPGGGSLELAVARDVEKLREGMRGMAAFGVDCVVEALRRPMSQIVANAGFNPLEKLGDVNVAQLEQDKNSLGVDCDTGEVVDMLALGVVDPMLVKAHALKAAGEIAEAILRIDTIIKMRDEKGDKDLAFEG from the coding sequence TTGAGTTTGAAACAACAGGTAAGCCGGGGGTCCGAAGTAGATGAAAAAATGTCTGCCCTGATTACCAACGCCAATGCGGTGCGGGCCATCGCCTCGGCAGTGGAGGGTACCCTTGGTCCAAAGGGCTTGGATACCATGCTGGTGGATCGCTTTGGTGAGGTGGTAATTACTAACGATGGGGTAACTATTTTAACCATGATGGAGGCCAACCATCCAGCGGCAAAAATGTTAATTAACATTGCCAAAGCCCAGCAGGAAGAAATTGGCGATGGCACCACCACCGCCACGGTGATGGCCGGGGCACTGGTTAGTGCTGGCGTTGATCAGGTGGCCAAAGGGGTGCCGGTGGCCAGAGTAATTGAAGGTTTGCGGGCTGGGCTGAATAAAGCCCAACAAGTAATTAGAGAACAAGCCACACCTTTAACCAGTCTGGAGAGCCCACAGATACACCAGGTGGCGTTAGTTGCTGGCCGTGAACATCGGGATATTGCTGAACTGGTGGTTAAGGCGGCAGGTTTAATTGGTGAGGAAAAGTTAAAAGACAGCAGTTTTAAACTGGCGGACACCATTATGGCAGAAGAAGGGGCCGAAAATCGCGTATTTATGGGTGTTATCATTGACAAAGAGCGCCTAAACAAACAAATGCCCAGAGATCTACAAAATGTAAAGGTACTGGTTATTGATGATGCCCTAGAGCCAGAAGAAATTGGCGAAGAAGCCCTCAGTACTGAATCGGGATTTGCCCGTTATTTAGAGTTACAAAATGAATTTAGAAGCAATTTGCAAAAAATTATAAAATTAGGCGTCGGTCTGGTGCTGGTGGATCGCGGTGTTGATGATACTGTAGAAGAACTGTTGACAGATGCCGGTATTATGGTGGTGCAGCGGGTTACTCATAAGGAATTGCGCAATGCTGCAGAACACTGCGGAGCCAGGATGATTAAACGTACTGGACTGAAAAAGAGCAAAGAAGATCTAGCTAAATATTTGGGCCACGTTGAGCAAATAAAAAGTGAAGAAAAATTAGAACAGGTTTGGCTAATGGGTGGCAGCGGTAAGCCCATGGCCACTGTGCTGGTGGGAGCAGCCACCACCGAAGTGGTGGGAGAACGGCAGCGCATTGCCAAGGATGCCGCATCGGCGGTACAAGCGGCGGTGCGTGGTGGTTTGGTGCCCGGTGGTGGATCACTGGAGTTGGCAGTGGCCCGGGATGTGGAAAAATTGCGTGAAGGTATGCGCGGCATGGCTGCCTTTGGCGTAGACTGTGTAGTTGAGGCCCTAAGGCGTCCCATGTCTCAAATAGTGGCCAATGCCGGTTTTAACCCTCTGGAAAAGTTGGGTGATGTTAACGTGGCTCAATTGGAACAGGATAAAAACTCATTGGGAGTAGATTGTGATACCGGGGAAGTGGTTGATATGCTGGCCCTGGGAGTGGTGGACCCAATGTTGGTTAAAGCCCATGCCTTAAAAGCGGCAGGTGAGATAGCAGAAGCTATTTTACGGATAGACACCATCATCAAAATGAGAGATGAAAAAGGTGACAAGGATTTAGCCTTTGAAGGCTAG
- the hrcA gene encoding heat-inducible transcriptional repressor HrcA: MKMDDRKKKILLAIIQDYISTAEPVGSRTISRKYNLGVSPATIRNEMADLEDLGLIEQPHTSAGRIPSDLGYRYYVDYLMEPEKLSVEQMQFINSSYKDKAQELGKVINRTGQLLSDLTNYTSIVTSPQMSQAQIKYVQLVSMAPTLAMVIIVLNSGAVYHHQIEVAESITQQDLEQISRVLNAKLSGVNMENIKLTLLNEIYLELSRYRDFVDVALELMQNNLAKQVEGKIYLGGVYNILNQPEFHNIEKLKTLLSLLEKESLLQDIMMGKKDGLSVRIGVENNQEEIKDCTMITATYKIGNHMQGTIGVLGPTRMEYSKAITIVEHLSKILNYTLEKLNRG; this comes from the coding sequence ATGAAAATGGATGACCGCAAGAAAAAAATATTGCTGGCAATCATTCAAGATTACATCTCCACTGCAGAACCAGTGGGCTCCAGAACCATTTCCCGTAAGTACAACCTGGGCGTCAGCCCAGCCACCATTAGAAATGAAATGGCAGACTTAGAGGATTTGGGATTGATAGAGCAGCCCCATACATCGGCTGGCCGTATTCCATCAGATTTAGGATATCGCTACTATGTAGACTATCTAATGGAGCCGGAAAAGCTGTCCGTTGAGCAAATGCAGTTTATTAATAGCAGTTATAAAGATAAAGCCCAAGAACTTGGTAAAGTGATTAATCGCACCGGTCAATTGTTATCGGATCTTACCAATTACACTTCCATCGTGACGTCACCGCAAATGAGCCAGGCTCAAATTAAATATGTGCAACTGGTGTCAATGGCGCCAACTTTAGCGATGGTGATAATAGTGTTAAATTCGGGTGCGGTATATCATCACCAAATTGAAGTGGCCGAAAGTATTACGCAACAGGACTTAGAGCAGATCTCCAGAGTGCTTAATGCTAAGCTATCTGGCGTAAATATGGAAAACATTAAACTGACCTTACTAAATGAAATCTACCTGGAGTTATCCCGTTATCGAGATTTTGTGGACGTGGCGTTAGAGCTAATGCAAAATAATCTCGCAAAACAGGTGGAAGGTAAGATTTATTTGGGTGGGGTATATAATATCCTCAACCAACCGGAGTTTCACAATATCGAAAAGCTGAAAACTTTGTTATCGCTGTTGGAAAAAGAAAGTTTACTGCAAGACATTATGATGGGTAAAAAAGATGGTCTGTCGGTACGCATTGGGGTGGAAAACAACCAAGAGGAGATTAAAGACTGTACCATGATTACCGCCACATACAAAATCGGTAATCACATGCAGGGTACCATTGGTGTACTGGGGCCCACTCGGATGGAGTACTCCAAAGCGATTACCATAGTGGAGCATCTTTCTAAAATATTAAATTATACATTGGAAAAACTAAACAGAGGTTAG